The sequence TGTGTTCATCGCGGAGTCGCGCTGTGCGGATTTGCCTGCGGTGCCGCGCGCGATCTGCACGACGGCGCTGTTGCGCGAGGCCGTGCACCGGGCGGCGAGTTGGCCGGGGAGGACACTCGACGTCCAACAGACGCGTGTCGCCGAAGTCATCCTCGATGAAGTGGCCGCTGCACCCGCTGAGCTATTGCGTCTACCGAGTCCTCAGGATGCGCGGCTCAAACGCATCGCCGATGCACTGGCGTGCAATCTCGCTGACCCGCGGCGTCTGGAGGAGTGGGCCGCATGGGCCGGTCTGTCGGCGCGCACGTTGAGCCGTCGTTTCATCGCGGAGACGGGCATGAGCTTCGCGCAATGGCGTCAGCAGGCAAGACTCTTACGCGCGATGGAACTTCTCGCCGATGGCGTCAGCGTGACGGCCATCGCGCTTGAGCTCGGTTACGAGAACGTCAGCGCTTTCATCGATATGTTCAGGCGGACGA is a genomic window of Paraburkholderia sp. PREW-6R containing:
- a CDS encoding helix-turn-helix transcriptional regulator; this encodes MPNPKHVPLATSPLIRPDLVLSPEGAFLAAAELTQSEPRETAMHHHPRGQLMGALSGLVSVSVEREQWVVPAIHAIWIPPHCVHGMRSHGPFSGWSVFIAESRCADLPAVPRAICTTALLREAVHRAASWPGRTLDVQQTRVAEVILDEVAAAPAELLRLPSPQDARLKRIADALACNLADPRRLEEWAAWAGLSARTLSRRFIAETGMSFAQWRQQARLLRAMELLADGVSVTAIALELGYENVSAFIDMFRRTTGRTPGRYEAGK